Proteins encoded by one window of Salvia splendens isolate huo1 chromosome 5, SspV2, whole genome shotgun sequence:
- the LOC121802552 gene encoding transcription factor HHO2-like, translated as MVSLIHPELGLESRFSTKSWLPKPIGRFLADVSQNRCISDKILQLDGFVNQLLDEMKKIDAFKCELPLCMLIITDAIMIVQEELSLCKNLKSEPVLEEFIPIKTDDNDKAKDRKDKEISSRDKKSWMSCVQLWNSDDQNAADYKTKDALSESEKKKKKKKVMKDMDELPPVPRLSLCTPGIKNSINPIGRSSSPPANSNLQPSFKETARKQRRCWSPDLHRQFVNALQHLGGPQAATPKQIREHMQVDGLTNDEVKSHLQKYRLHMRKIANKSPLWASQEQFGEHSNGSPEGPLHLSRCPESDTLDDEDGE; from the exons ATGGTATCGCTAATCCATCCGGAGCTCGGTCTGGAATCCCGATTTTCAACCAAATCGTGGCTTCCGAAACCAATCGGCAGGTTTCTGGCCGACGTTTCGCAGAATCGCTGCATATCGGATAAGATTTTGCAGCTAGATGGTTTTGTTAATCAGCTGCTAGACGAgatgaagaagatcgacgccttCAAATGCGAGCTACCTCTTTGCATGCTTATCATCACCGACG CAATTATGATAGTTCAGGAGGAGCTATCACTGTGTAAGAATTTAAAATCTGAGCCGGTATTGGAAGAGTTCATTCCTATTAAAACTGATGATAATGATAAAGCTAAGGATAGGAAAGATAAGGAAATTAGCAGCAGAGATAAAAAGAGCTGGATGAGTTGTGTGCAGTTATGGAACTCCGATGATCAAAATGCTGCTGATTACAAAACAAag GATGCTTTATCTGAGagtgagaagaagaagaagaagaaaaaagtaatGAAGGACATGGATGAGTTGCCTCCTGTTCCCAGGCTCTCTCTTTGTACGCCTGGAATCAAGAATTCAATCAATCCTATTGGCAGATCAAGCTCACCTCCTGCCAACTCAAATCTTCAACCAAGCTTCAAGGAGACTGCTAGGAAGCAAAGGAGATGCTGGTCGCCTGATCTGCATAGACAGTTTGTCAATGCCCTGCAGCATCTTGGAGGCCCGCAAG CTGCTACTCCCAAGCAGATCAGAGAACATATGCAAGTAGATGGCCTAACCAATGACGAAGTGAAGAGTCATTTACAg AAGTATCGGCTGCACATGAGAAAAATCGCCAACAAGTCCCCCTTGTGGGCGTCCCAAGAACAATTTGGCGAGCATAGCAACGGCTCCCCTGAAGGCCCTCTTCATTTATCGAGGTGCCCGGAAAGTGACACCCTGGACGATGAAGATGGTGAATGA
- the LOC121804793 gene encoding polyadenylate-binding protein RBP47-like isoform X2, translated as MNGGDLNQNQNQNQNLSNQQQQLQHQQWVAMQQYQQQWMAMQQHMMYNQHYAPYYHPQQQQYHQPAAAQGQKQNNQIHNGAEDNKTIWIGDLQQWMDEAYIHSCFSQSVEVVSAKVIRNKQTGHSERYGFIEFNSHEAAEKVLQSFNGSNMPNTEQPFRLNWAAFSAGDRRPNTGGGGGGGGDIGSDLSIFVGDLASDVTDGIFTDTFASRYPSVKGAKVVVDANSGRSKGYGFVRFGDENERTRAMNEMNGVYCSSRPMRIGVATPKKTSQQQQQYSSQAVILAGGGGAYANGVVPQGHSENDSANTTIFVGGLDSDVTDEELRQSFTPFGEVVSVKIPAGKGCGFVQYANRSNAEDAIERLNGTVIGKQTVRLSWGRSTGNKQSRMDANGQWNGAYYGRQGYNGYGYAAASPSYGARSNGHGNLQQPVS; from the exons ATGAACGGCGGGGATTtgaatcagaatcagaatcagaatcagaacCTGAGCAACCAGCAGCAGCAGTTGCAGCACCAGCAGTGGGTGGCGATGCAGCAGTACCAGCAGCAGTGGATGGCGATGCAGCAGCACATGATGTACAATCAACATTACGCCCCGTACTACCACCCGCAGCAGCAGCAGTATCACCAGCCGGCCGCGGCGCAGGGGCAGAAGCAGAACAATCAGATTCACAACGGAGCTGAAGATAACAAAACGATCTGGATTGGAGATCTCCAGCAGTGGATGGATGAAGCCTATATCCACTCGTGCTTTTCTCAATCTGTAGAG GTTGTCTCAGCCAAGGTAATCCGCAATAAGCAGACAGGGCACTCCGAGAGATATGGATTCATCGAGTTCAATTCTCATGAAGCTGCAGAGAAAGTTCTGCAGAGCTTCAATGGAAGCAACATGCCAAATACAGAGCAACCATTTCGCTTAAACTGGGCAGCCTTTAGCGCTGGTGATAGGCGCCCTAAcactggtggtggtggtggtggtgggggtgatattggttctgatCTTTCAATATTCGTTGGAGATTTGGCTTCTGATGTTACTGATGGAATCTTTACTGACACCTTTGCTAGTAGATATCCATCTGTAAAAGGTGCTAAAGTCGTAGTTGATGCAAATAGTGGGCGTTCAAAAGGTTATGGGTTTGTCAGGTTTGGAGATGAAAACGAGAGGACCCGAGCCATGAATGAGATGAATGGTGTTTATTGTTCTAGCAGACCTATGCGAATTGGTGTTGCAACCCCTAAAAAGACTtctcaacaacaacaacaatattCTTCCCAAG CTGTCATATtagctggtggtggtggtgcatATGCAAATGGTGTTGTCCCCCAAGGTCATTCTGAGAACGACTCAGCTAACACAACA ATATTTGTTGGAGGACTCGACTCTGATGTAACTGATGAAGAACTGAGACAGTCGTTTACTCCATTTGGAGAAGTTGTCTCTGTGAAAATACCAGCAGGAAAGGGATGCGGTTTTGTTCAATATGCAAACAG GAGCAATGCAGAGGATGCTATTGAAAGACTAAACGGGACGGTTATTGGCAAGCAGACTGTTCGTCTATCATGGGGTCGAAGTACAGGTAACAAGCAG TCGAGGATGGATGCCAACGGTCAGTGGAACGGGGCTTATTACGGGAGGCAAGGGTACAACGGCTATGGATATGCTGCAGCAAGCCCATCATACGGGGCTCGTTCAAATGGTCACGGGAATCTCCAGCAGCCGGTCAGCTAA
- the LOC121804793 gene encoding polyadenylate-binding protein RBP47-like isoform X1, with product MNGGDLNQNQNQNQNLSNQQQQLQHQQWVAMQQYQQQWMAMQQHMMYNQHYAPYYHPQQQQYHQPAAAQGQKQNNQIHNGAEDNKTIWIGDLQQWMDEAYIHSCFSQSVEVVSAKVIRNKQTGHSERYGFIEFNSHEAAEKVLQSFNGSNMPNTEQPFRLNWAAFSAGDRRPNTGGGGGGGGDIGSDLSIFVGDLASDVTDGIFTDTFASRYPSVKGAKVVVDANSGRSKGYGFVRFGDENERTRAMNEMNGVYCSSRPMRIGVATPKKTSQQQQQYSSQAVILAGGGGAYANGVVPQGHSENDSANTTIFVGGLDSDVTDEELRQSFTPFGEVVSVKIPAGKGCGFVQYANRSNAEDAIERLNGTVIGKQTVRLSWGRSTGNKQVSLSSLVFLCDWIGSGIFLRQITLFSLDIKWKLVITKYSKFVEPNQCLETISTNTQPYTDKNK from the exons ATGAACGGCGGGGATTtgaatcagaatcagaatcagaatcagaacCTGAGCAACCAGCAGCAGCAGTTGCAGCACCAGCAGTGGGTGGCGATGCAGCAGTACCAGCAGCAGTGGATGGCGATGCAGCAGCACATGATGTACAATCAACATTACGCCCCGTACTACCACCCGCAGCAGCAGCAGTATCACCAGCCGGCCGCGGCGCAGGGGCAGAAGCAGAACAATCAGATTCACAACGGAGCTGAAGATAACAAAACGATCTGGATTGGAGATCTCCAGCAGTGGATGGATGAAGCCTATATCCACTCGTGCTTTTCTCAATCTGTAGAG GTTGTCTCAGCCAAGGTAATCCGCAATAAGCAGACAGGGCACTCCGAGAGATATGGATTCATCGAGTTCAATTCTCATGAAGCTGCAGAGAAAGTTCTGCAGAGCTTCAATGGAAGCAACATGCCAAATACAGAGCAACCATTTCGCTTAAACTGGGCAGCCTTTAGCGCTGGTGATAGGCGCCCTAAcactggtggtggtggtggtggtgggggtgatattggttctgatCTTTCAATATTCGTTGGAGATTTGGCTTCTGATGTTACTGATGGAATCTTTACTGACACCTTTGCTAGTAGATATCCATCTGTAAAAGGTGCTAAAGTCGTAGTTGATGCAAATAGTGGGCGTTCAAAAGGTTATGGGTTTGTCAGGTTTGGAGATGAAAACGAGAGGACCCGAGCCATGAATGAGATGAATGGTGTTTATTGTTCTAGCAGACCTATGCGAATTGGTGTTGCAACCCCTAAAAAGACTtctcaacaacaacaacaatattCTTCCCAAG CTGTCATATtagctggtggtggtggtgcatATGCAAATGGTGTTGTCCCCCAAGGTCATTCTGAGAACGACTCAGCTAACACAACA ATATTTGTTGGAGGACTCGACTCTGATGTAACTGATGAAGAACTGAGACAGTCGTTTACTCCATTTGGAGAAGTTGTCTCTGTGAAAATACCAGCAGGAAAGGGATGCGGTTTTGTTCAATATGCAAACAG GAGCAATGCAGAGGATGCTATTGAAAGACTAAACGGGACGGTTATTGGCAAGCAGACTGTTCGTCTATCATGGGGTCGAAGTACAGGTAACAAGCAGGTAAGTCTTTCATCTTTAGTCTTTCTGTGTGATTGGATTGGTTCTGGTATATTCCTTCGTCAGATTACATTGTTTAGCCTTGACATAAAGTGGAAGCTTGTCATAACAAAGTACAGTAAGTTTGTCGAACCAAATCAGTGTCTGGAAACTATTTCTACCAATACACAACCGTACActgataaaaacaaataa